In Amaranthus tricolor cultivar Red isolate AtriRed21 chromosome 3, ASM2621246v1, whole genome shotgun sequence, a single window of DNA contains:
- the LOC130808554 gene encoding protein COFACTOR ASSEMBLY OF COMPLEX C SUBUNIT B CCB1, chloroplastic, with translation MAANLFSPSHPLSSISKYKYREFYQPNLSPHQQTTTISKPRKASKLSVSASVQEISISSEIASDLAHNLIQNPSSYVLMAESVGYSVASYYTSLGLFVISVPGLWSLIKRSVKSKVVKKTFVQGEESKKAPNQVAGEILSFFTRNNFAVSDRGETITFEGMMVPSRGQAALLTFCTCISLASVALVLTITYPDVGNNWFAITALSPLAGAYYWKRATRKEQIKVKMIVEEDGALSEVIVQGDDVQVEQLRKELQLNEKGMVYVKGILER, from the exons aTGGCAGCCAATCTATTCTCTCCATCTCATCCACTATCCTCCATTTCCAAATACAAATATAGAGAGTTTTATCAGCCAAACCTTAGTCCCcatcaacaaacaacaacaatatcaaaACCCAGAAAAGCATCAAAATTATCAGTTTCTGCATCCGTGCAAGAAATCTCAATTAGTTCAGAAATAGCATCAGATTTAGCTCATAATCTCATTCAAAATCCTTCTTCTTACGTTTTAATGGCGGAAAGTGTTGGATATTCCGTTGCTAGCTATTACACTTCTTTAGGTCTTTTTGTTATCTCTGTTCCTGGTCTTTGGTCTCTAATTAAACGTTCGGTGAAATCTAAG GTCGTGAAGAAGACATTCGTACAAGGAGAGGAGTCGAAGAAGGCTCCGAATCAGGTTGCTGGAGAAATTTTATCCTTTTTCACTCGTAACAATTTTGCGGTGTCTGATAGAGGAGAGACAATTAc TTTTGAGGGGATGATGGTACCAAGCAGAGGGCAAGCAGCATTACTGACATTTTGCACTTGCATAAGCCTAGCAAGCGTGGCTCTAGTGCTTACAATTACCTATCCTGATGTGGGCAACAATTGGTTTGCGATCACCGCCCTTAGTCCTTTGGC TGGCGCATATTACTGGAAACGAGCCACAAGAAAGGAACAGATCAAGGTGAAAATGATAGTAGAAGAAGATGGGGCACTCTCAGAAGTCATAGTTCAAGGAGATGATGTGCAAGTCGAGCAATTGAGAAAAGAACTGCAGCTAAACGAGAAGGGGATGGTCTATGTAAAGGGAATTTTGGAAAGATAA